Sequence from the Alosa sapidissima isolate fAloSap1 chromosome 21, fAloSap1.pri, whole genome shotgun sequence genome:
CCATCTTCGCGTTGCTGGTTCAGCTTCTCCAAGAGCGTTCCTTGCACATCGGGAAAGCATACTTGTATCGCTGTGCCAGAAGGGGCGGTAGCCCCCCGGCAAACTCTGTCCATTGGTCAGGCCTGAAAGTCGAGTGCACCGGTCATTTTCAGATATCAGTACAGATGTAATCTATGTTAACCTGCATACAATTATTCATAGTCACAGTCTGTGTAACAGCATCCAGTGAGTAGAACATGTCAACCACCCCGATAGTTTCAATATGCACGATACTAAATTTTGTGTCCTACGGCTAGCGTCACAAAAAGGCCAACTTATGGTTGCAGACAAGAGGCAAACAAGCCATGTATCATATATATGCCTGTTTCAATCGTGTCATTCTATAACAACCCTAAGGGGTATTATTAGTTTAGCTTAGTGTGAATGGGCAAAGTTTTACAAATGTGCAGGCTTAGTCTCATCAGTAACACCAAGGTTAGCCAGGTAGCAAGCTGGCTAACTAGCTAAATAATGAGACCATTTTTTTGCCAATATGTAACTTTAACATGCTCTGATATGTTGCCAGGGCCAGGCCCAACTTCTGAGTTAAGTTATCAAATGTTATCTTCCGTTGCCTGGAACTTTTCCCCTCTGACAGTAACCAGCTGATTCTGGCACGCATCCGGCCCTTATCTGGCGTAGATCCACCGGATCTGCGCCGGATTAGGGCCGGATCCATTCCAGACAGCTGCTATCTGCATGTGCTACAAAACTGAGAAGCTAGCATTCAAACTCGATAAGGTAATTCACCACATTCGTGATTAAGAAGTCTTCGCAAAGCCTTGTCTCAAACGTAGCGATATTGATCGATTGGCACGCACTAAATATTAACAATAGTGATGCAATGTATCAAATTCGATTGTCGACTCCAGCGGCACTGCAAAGCGACCGCTCATGAAGCTAACTTTAGCTAGATGGCTAGCTAACTTGATCATAGATTATCTACCAGACTAACAGCTCTGCGATTGTGTTTTGTCTTTGATGTTACCTGCAATATCTAATGCAAAGTTGATTAAATCTACAAGCTGGTCAAACTACCAAACATTTAGCAAATCGCCTTACCGTTTAAAACCGTGAAGGAAGGTCCGAGAATGGCTAACTCAACtagctagctaatgttagctgctgcCTACAGCTAGCCAGTTGGTTAGCTTACTTAATGATACGCCGCTTTTGAATTTTCTTACAGGGGATATTCTTCCGTCTTCTTTGGCGATAATGTAGGGGTGACATGTGACCCGAGACATTGCCGTTCAGATAAACCCCTTGTGATCTCAACGGCTATCGATATTTCTCCATTGAAGAATAACGTTACTAATGTTAGCTACAGCCTGTAAACCAAACGTTGTACAGTAGCAGTACGCCTCTCTTcctaaaaggaattgaaaggaCCGACCTTAGCAATAAATAGCCTGACGCTTTTCTCGTTTAACTTCAAATCTTTTGACTGGCATTGCCATCAATATGTTATGTAATATGTATATGTCATTAAACGATTTGCATATAACATAAATTATGCGATCTTGAACAAGTTTCATCCGAACAACAGAATGTAGCAACACAATGTTATGCTTAAATTCAGGCCTAAAACACACATCCTTGTATTAATCTGGTTTTACAAATAAGATAGAAAGCAAGTCAGTTTAACAATTTAAACCAGTGTCTTGATATGCAGCAATTATACTAGCTATTAGTCATTTTGAATTGATCAAAGAAGGCCGCATAGTCCTGACATTTCACTTGGCCTAGAAAGGCCATCCATTTACGATGGGCCACTTAAAAGGATTGTGTTTGAGATGTGAAGTCATTTAGCCTTTGTAGCCTAcgcgtctctgtgtgtttgagtgtgtgtgtaggctgtgtGTCGGACAAATGGCAGACTATGTAGGCTTGATTTATGGTATTTCTATAGAATTAATTCAGCTAACAATATTATTGTCTTAATGAAATGGTTTTGGCTCAGCACAATAGTACCAAATCAGACCACCAAAATAAGGTATTTGGTAAGGATGACAGAAAGACACTTCTTTAAACTAGTGGCTGTTGTTTAATAGGTATTGAGAGAAAATACATGTGGTGATGGGGAGAGTATATTAACCTGCCTTTTGTGCAGCTGTGGAGTTAATGACTGGTGGGGGAGAGGACTAATGAAGTAGGCTGGTGTAGGCTATGGTCCTCAAACCTCCTTTTGTGCAGCATTGGAGTTAATGGCTGGTGGGAGATAGGACTAAATGTAGTAGTGTAGGCTATGGTGCTCAAACAGACTGTAATACATAATGCTGTTGCATCTCCTGCATTTTCAGGCCCATTACTGCATCAACATGTATCACATTGTGAAATTTGTTGACACTGAAGAGGTGGAGGTAGTGCCGGCAAACTGGGTCAAGGATGGCGTCTGTCTATGGCCTCCCTACAAAACCCAGAGGATCCTGAAAGCCTCAAGGTGCCAGGAACAGCCATGTGCAAACTGGCTTCCATTTAAAGTAACCCTAGTGCACACTGCAGGTATGTGACAATGTGACAAGAATGTGACAATGTTAACATTGCATGATTTCAACACTGGGAGCTTGTGTGTTGTGAAAGTAAATATGTTCcttattgttgttgttagccAGTTACAGTGACGCACACAGGAAGCTGTCATTGCTTGAGGACCAAGCTGATCTTCATTCAGATGTTGAACCAGGGAGTTCCAAACGAAAGCGGGAGATGATGTAAACCATTCTTTTCTTTTACTATCACCATAATAGAATTGCAtggtatataatataaataaacatcCTCAAGGCAAAACTGTTAGCTGTATTCTGATGAAATTAAGCTATTTCTAATAGTTTGCTCTTGTATTCTGTTGTATTTGTATTACATCTTAGGTATTGGGTTTGGACATTTACACATTTATGTTTGTGTAACCATTTGTAGGATGAATGATTCTGAGGACAGTGAACAAATGCACGAGGGCATGCCATCCAATGCGCCCACAGTCATATGTCAGCACTGTGGATCCCCCAATGACATTCCTGCCATGCCTGAGACAAACAGCAGAGGGACTGATCCTGTCTGCAGTGAGTACTGAGCTttgacatcacatcacatcacctcTTAAatgtaagtcaagtcaagtcaagtcaggtttatttttatagcgcatttaacatgcacagagtgcaacacaaatcgctccacaaacaagacacataacaaaaagacaaaagatgccggacggagcggcgtagtcgccagcgttcccgCGACATcaagacaaataaacaaatttacaaaataacaatTGACGCACAAGACAAAGATGCCTGATGGAGCGGCgtaatcgccagcgtacccgagaCACCggtagacatacaagacagacaacaaacaaaaatgaacaagtaataaaataaataaataagaaattaaaataaagaaaagtCCGTGTTAACTTAGTCCAACTCAGTCCAATGGCAATGACATGGCGCACAGCTGCGTAAAGCCCCGTTCATATATACGGCAATTCACCCATCACCTGCCACTGATGTTTCATGTCGCTAGTGGTTATTTTGCCTGTATTCGCTGAATTACATAAACATCACATGGTCTCTTGTGGCTAATTGTTGTGTATGTGAATGGGGGTTTAGCTGCCTAAAGGTGTTGCTTTTAGTGCCTGCATCGGGGTCAAACATGACCATGGTCAGGTGTCCCATACATTTATTAAGCCTATTCCTTGAATAAAAGATAATTTCAATGGTGATCTTCATTGAGAAAAAGCTTTCAATCTAGGACTACGCTTAACCTAAGTATGGGAAATCAGCCCATGTTAAAAATTTGGTATTGTGTCAAAAGCAATGGACACCCACTCGCAACTTCACAAAGGCACAACTCACCTTTTGCTGTTTTCGGAGTTTTCAACTTGATGTCCACCTTTCAAAGGAATCAGATTGATTTTGAGTATTTACCCACTTAGACCCACTAAGCACAtaaattacccccccccccctttcaatGGGGATTTTTTATTGAGAAAAAGCTTTCAGTCTAGGACTATGCTTAAGTGATGTTTGGGAAATCTGCCCAGTATGCTTAGATACATGTAGGTTGTCTTCAGACATCCTGTAATTCTACCCCAATTCCCCTCTTCTTGAAACGCTCCCTCTCGTCTTTGTGCAGCACTCCTACACAATCTGCTCACAAACCAAGAGCTGATCCTGGAGCAGCTGAATGTCATCTCCAGGACCATTGAGCCTCCGCAGGGAAACAGCAAGGACGACGGAGACAACGAGCTGGAGCCAGGTCTCCTTCCGCTGAAGGAGCTCGACACTCTGCATGACCTGGAGGCTCGGTTGCTCTTTAGCTCTGACCTAAAGCATAAATTGGTGAGATACACAACCTCTCACGGCACCATGAGCTGGTGAAAAGCACTACTGCCTAGTGGTTTGGATTAAACCTGTTGTACTGTTCTATGGTTTGGAATAAATgctcatctatctatctatctatctatctatctatccgtcTGTCAAAAGCAATAAATACAAGTCATCCAGACAAAGTTTACAAAGCAATtaataccacc
This genomic interval carries:
- the LOC121696315 gene encoding uncharacterized protein LOC121696315 isoform X3, translated to MYHIVKFVDTEEVEVVPANWVKDGVCLWPPYKTQRILKASRCQEQPCANWLPFKVTLVHTAASYSDAHRKLSLLEDQADLHSDVEPGSSKRKREMMMNDSEDSEQMHEGMPSNAPTVICQHCGSPNDIPAMPETNSRGTDPVCTLLHNLLTNQELILEQLNVISRTIEPPQGNSKDDGDNELEPGLLPLKELDTLHDLEARLLFSSDLKHKLINTLALRGGMNVKDCVWRMMSHLLTNTLALKINWRGINGKTAFHSLQLKDVLTRAVRQNRMTSESSDMEIEAAIKRWLQLAADREGGRKARQMRQIEWMPSTPSTPSTGGEASMERQPTTPFN
- the LOC121696315 gene encoding uncharacterized protein LOC121696315 isoform X2 gives rise to the protein MCYKTEKLAFKLDKAHYCINMYHIVKFVDTEEVEVVPANWVKDGVCLWPPYKTQRILKASRCQEQPCANWLPFKVTLVHTAASYSDAHRKLSLLEDQADLHSDVEPGSSKRKREMMMNDSEDSEQMHEGMPSNAPTVICQHCGSPNDIPAMPETNSRGTDPVCTLLHNLLTNQELILEQLNVISRTIEPPQGNSKDDGDNELEPGLLPLKELDTLHDLEARLLFSSDLKHKLINTLALRGGMNVKDCVWRMMSHLLTNTLALKINWRGINGKTAFHSLQLKDVLTRAVRQNRMTSESSDMEIEAAIKRWLQLAADREGGRKARQMRQIEWMPSTPSTPSTGGEASMERQPTTPFN
- the LOC121696315 gene encoding uncharacterized protein LOC121696315 isoform X1, producing the protein MVLAQHNSTKSDHQNKAHYCINMYHIVKFVDTEEVEVVPANWVKDGVCLWPPYKTQRILKASRCQEQPCANWLPFKVTLVHTAASYSDAHRKLSLLEDQADLHSDVEPGSSKRKREMMMNDSEDSEQMHEGMPSNAPTVICQHCGSPNDIPAMPETNSRGTDPVCTLLHNLLTNQELILEQLNVISRTIEPPQGNSKDDGDNELEPGLLPLKELDTLHDLEARLLFSSDLKHKLINTLALRGGMNVKDCVWRMMSHLLTNTLALKINWRGINGKTAFHSLQLKDVLTRAVRQNRMTSESSDMEIEAAIKRWLQLAADREGGRKARQMRQIEWMPSTPSTPSTGGEASMERQPTTPFN